In one window of Chryseobacterium sp. JV274 DNA:
- a CDS encoding multicopper oxidase domain-containing protein, whose translation MFLVLLFSVFTFAQTTKTYYTCPMHPEVVSSKPGDCPKCGMTLVKKTVVVKPYAKPILKTETKTKPAETKINKVKVERNGDLKKASKTKETNKAEKAKVIKPSVQPEKKALSPAKTQVLTQAQTTYTCPMHPEVVSDKPGKCPKCGMDLVEKEDHSHVQAENPKEEKSILKRNSENGRITFGGKTVRYDLYVKDTIVNFTGKSRRAIAINGKLQAPTLYFTEGDTAEIYLHNMLKENTGLHWHGVILPNEHDGVPYLTTKPVTPGETHLYKFRVSQNGTYWYHSHEALQEQIGMNGILVFNKREGEPKTEYNAEIPVLLGDWSDDDPMQIARRLHMANTDWYAVKKNAVQSYWEAIKSGNFGTKALNEWKRMEAMDVSDVYYDKFLINGTPSSDYSNLKAGDKVRLRVANGGSSTYFWLNYGGGKIKVVGNDGNDVVPVEVDRLIVGVSETYDIEVTIPENKSFEFRATSEDRIGHASLWLGSGEKIEAPNLPRLMLFEGMKMMNGMMEMSGNMKPMNMTMGNQMMDMNEVMYPELSENQRKTTAKHINEMMGMKTKEDKKEDHSQHSEMEMKEEKTIKRLSYNILKSPEKTILPTDTIREMKFTLEGNMNHYLWTLDNKTVTETDKILIKKGEILRIKMYNNSMMRHPMHLHGHDFRLINSKGEYSPLKNVVDIMPMETVTIEFAANQDGDWFFHCHILYHMMAGMGRVFSYENSKPNPQLPNRKLAWKNFIQDNTMTSSMAMLDIASNKIHAETMTMFGPRWANLNEFHSNWNFDHFEGSAKVGRFLGKFQWALPYAGVRVQKNHEIMERQMTEDMGMDFHGKKTWFGQQKASKNKFAFMIGMQYVLPMLITADASVDQNGKVLLELSREDIPLSRRLRGNFSVNSDGEFSTGMRYILQKWLSVSGNYDNEMGWGAGVTLTY comes from the coding sequence ATGTTTCTGGTGCTTTTATTCTCTGTTTTTACTTTCGCACAAACTACAAAAACATATTATACCTGTCCGATGCACCCTGAAGTGGTGTCCTCAAAACCTGGAGACTGCCCGAAATGCGGAATGACTCTGGTTAAAAAGACGGTCGTTGTAAAGCCTTATGCGAAACCTATACTTAAAACAGAAACGAAGACAAAGCCTGCAGAAACAAAAATAAATAAGGTAAAAGTTGAGAGAAATGGAGACCTTAAAAAGGCAAGTAAAACAAAGGAAACCAATAAGGCTGAGAAAGCAAAAGTAATAAAGCCTTCTGTTCAGCCAGAGAAAAAAGCTCTATCACCAGCTAAAACCCAGGTTTTAACTCAAGCTCAAACTACTTATACCTGTCCGATGCATCCTGAAGTAGTTTCCGATAAGCCGGGAAAATGTCCTAAATGTGGGATGGATCTGGTTGAAAAGGAAGATCATTCTCATGTACAGGCAGAAAATCCGAAAGAGGAGAAATCTATTTTAAAACGTAATTCTGAAAACGGAAGAATTACTTTTGGTGGGAAAACAGTTCGTTATGATCTGTATGTAAAAGATACCATTGTCAATTTCACTGGAAAAAGCAGGAGAGCTATTGCGATCAACGGGAAACTTCAGGCTCCTACTTTATATTTCACAGAAGGAGATACTGCCGAGATTTACCTGCACAATATGCTTAAAGAAAATACAGGATTGCACTGGCATGGAGTAATTCTGCCCAATGAGCATGATGGAGTTCCCTATCTTACTACAAAACCTGTGACACCGGGAGAAACCCACTTATACAAATTCAGAGTTTCCCAAAACGGAACGTATTGGTATCATTCCCATGAAGCCCTTCAGGAGCAGATAGGAATGAATGGAATACTGGTTTTCAATAAAAGAGAAGGTGAGCCTAAAACAGAATACAATGCGGAAATTCCTGTTTTGCTGGGCGATTGGAGTGATGATGATCCCATGCAGATTGCAAGACGACTTCATATGGCCAATACAGACTGGTATGCGGTAAAGAAAAATGCAGTACAGAGTTATTGGGAAGCCATCAAGTCCGGAAACTTCGGGACAAAAGCATTGAATGAATGGAAAAGAATGGAAGCCATGGATGTAAGTGATGTCTATTATGATAAATTTCTGATTAATGGTACTCCCAGTTCTGATTATTCTAATCTAAAAGCTGGTGATAAAGTAAGATTGAGAGTCGCCAATGGAGGTTCATCCACCTATTTCTGGCTGAATTATGGTGGAGGAAAGATAAAAGTAGTTGGAAATGACGGAAATGATGTTGTCCCGGTAGAAGTTGACCGTCTGATTGTTGGGGTTTCCGAAACGTATGACATTGAAGTTACCATTCCTGAGAATAAAAGCTTTGAATTCAGAGCGACTTCTGAAGATAGAATAGGACATGCTTCCCTTTGGCTGGGTTCAGGTGAAAAAATTGAAGCACCCAATCTTCCAAGGCTGATGCTTTTTGAAGGAATGAAAATGATGAACGGAATGATGGAGATGAGCGGAAATATGAAACCGATGAATATGACGATGGGAAATCAGATGATGGATATGAATGAAGTGATGTACCCGGAATTATCTGAAAATCAAAGAAAAACTACAGCGAAACATATCAATGAGATGATGGGAATGAAGACAAAGGAAGATAAAAAAGAAGATCACTCTCAACACTCAGAAATGGAGATGAAGGAAGAAAAAACAATCAAGAGATTGTCTTACAATATTTTAAAATCTCCTGAAAAAACTATTCTTCCTACGGATACCATTCGTGAAATGAAATTTACACTGGAAGGAAATATGAACCATTATCTGTGGACGCTGGACAACAAAACTGTTACAGAAACAGATAAAATACTGATAAAAAAGGGAGAAATTCTTAGAATTAAAATGTATAATAATTCTATGATGCGCCACCCGATGCACCTTCACGGGCATGATTTCAGATTAATCAATTCAAAAGGAGAGTATTCTCCATTGAAAAATGTGGTAGATATCATGCCGATGGAAACCGTAACAATAGAGTTTGCTGCCAATCAGGATGGAGACTGGTTTTTCCACTGTCATATTTTATATCATATGATGGCAGGAATGGGAAGAGTTTTCAGTTATGAAAATTCAAAACCGAATCCACAGCTTCCGAACAGAAAATTAGCCTGGAAAAATTTTATACAGGATAATACAATGACCAGTTCTATGGCGATGCTGGATATAGCAAGCAATAAAATTCATGCAGAAACAATGACAATGTTCGGACCGAGATGGGCAAACCTTAACGAGTTTCATTCCAACTGGAATTTTGATCATTTTGAAGGAAGTGCAAAAGTAGGACGCTTCTTAGGAAAATTCCAATGGGCGCTTCCTTATGCAGGAGTCAGAGTTCAAAAAAATCATGAGATCATGGAAAGACAGATGACAGAGGATATGGGTATGGATTTTCATGGTAAAAAAACCTGGTTCGGACAGCAGAAAGCTTCCAAAAACAAATTTGCATTCATGATAGGTATGCAGTATGTACTTCCCATGTTGATTACCGCTGATGCAAGTGTGGACCAAAACGGAAAAGTATTATTGGAGCTGAGCCGTGAGGATATTCCACTTTCCAGAAGACTGAGAGGAAATTTCAGTGTCAATTCTGATGGGGAATTCTCAACAGGAATGAGATATATTCTTCAAAAATGGTTATCCGTTTCCGGAAACTATGATAATGAAATGGGCTGGGGTGCAGGTGTTACTTTAACCTACTGA
- a CDS encoding DUF3347 domain-containing protein has product MKNILTVLLVGVLLYSCNKNSSSKKAAETYLKTQEEQSVEAVPLKTENDSEKDIKKSTVSSVFSIKQIVEGYLPLKNALTKDDSKTASLEAKKLYSILKKQDGSKLNSEVKDILESAAENAEHIGEKSDDIAHQREHLLSLSNDIADLIKEKGTDGLKLYQDFCPMYNNGKGGTWISESEEIINPYEGQKMINCGSIKKVF; this is encoded by the coding sequence ATGAAAAACATATTAACCGTTCTTTTAGTAGGAGTTCTTTTATACTCGTGTAATAAAAACAGTTCCTCAAAAAAGGCAGCAGAAACTTATCTTAAAACGCAGGAAGAGCAGTCTGTAGAAGCTGTACCACTAAAAACAGAGAATGATTCTGAAAAAGATATAAAAAAATCAACAGTTTCTTCAGTATTTTCAATAAAGCAAATTGTGGAGGGGTATCTGCCTTTAAAAAATGCTTTAACAAAGGATGATTCTAAAACAGCCTCATTAGAAGCTAAAAAACTGTATTCTATCTTAAAAAAACAGGATGGAAGTAAGCTAAATTCTGAAGTAAAAGATATTTTGGAAAGTGCAGCAGAGAATGCAGAACATATAGGTGAAAAATCTGACGATATAGCCCATCAGAGAGAACATCTGCTGTCCCTGAGTAATGATATTGCCGATTTAATCAAAGAAAAAGGAACCGACGGATTAAAATTATACCAGGACTTTTGTCCAATGTACAATAATGGAAAAGGAGGAACCTGGATCAGTGAGTCGGAAGAGATCATCAATCCGTATGAAGGGCAAAAAATGATCAACTGTGGATCTATAAAAAAAGTATTTTAA
- a CDS encoding HYC_CC_PP family protein, protein MKKILAILFSIFYFGFSSGAAFSIHYCMKEFVSVSQKTDGICAKCGVKDKKGCCKTEIKVVKVDDSQKSDLLNIDFLSSISEVPVKHQFAVVDKSFSVTKYTQIQINGPPEYRPVPIYINHCNFRI, encoded by the coding sequence ATGAAAAAGATTCTTGCCATATTGTTTTCTATTTTCTACTTCGGATTTTCTTCCGGAGCAGCTTTTAGCATTCATTATTGCATGAAGGAATTTGTTTCTGTAAGCCAGAAAACTGATGGTATCTGTGCTAAATGCGGTGTTAAAGACAAAAAAGGATGCTGCAAAACAGAGATCAAAGTAGTAAAAGTAGATGATTCCCAGAAGTCTGATCTTCTGAACATCGATTTTTTAAGTTCAATTTCAGAAGTCCCGGTGAAACATCAGTTTGCTGTTGTTGACAAGTCTTTTTCAGTAACCAAGTATACTCAAATTCAGATTAATGGACCACCAGAATACCGGCCGGTTCCTATCTACATCAATCATTGTAATTTTAGAATTTAG
- a CDS encoding DUF3347 domain-containing protein, whose amino-acid sequence MKKYIITAALSLFSIISLSAQSKKDAQVSKLYQNYIAIKSALASDDADKTSKAATEFIKTASTIDYKMVSEGNLNVLRKDASAISEARNVAAQRETFFNLSDNMIALTKQFKLSEKPVYVQYCPMADGSWLSDEKQILNPYYGKSMLSCGSVKSEIK is encoded by the coding sequence ATGAAAAAATATATCATCACAGCAGCCTTATCTTTATTCTCAATCATTTCATTATCAGCACAATCTAAAAAGGATGCTCAGGTTTCTAAGCTGTATCAGAACTATATCGCAATCAAATCAGCGTTAGCTTCAGATGATGCTGACAAAACATCAAAAGCCGCAACAGAATTCATTAAAACAGCTTCAACCATTGATTATAAAATGGTTTCAGAAGGTAACCTGAATGTTCTGAGAAAAGATGCATCTGCTATTTCTGAAGCAAGAAACGTTGCTGCCCAAAGAGAAACTTTTTTCAATCTTTCAGATAATATGATCGCTTTGACCAAGCAGTTCAAACTTTCTGAAAAACCAGTCTATGTACAATATTGCCCAATGGCTGACGGAAGCTGGCTGAGCGACGAAAAACAGATCCTTAATCCATACTACGGGAAGTCTATGCTTTCATGCGGAAGTGTAAAGTCAGAGATTAAATAA